One Littorina saxatilis isolate snail1 linkage group LG11, US_GU_Lsax_2.0, whole genome shotgun sequence genomic window, GGCAAGAAGATTTCGGTGTGTGAAGACAAGCAGGTATCCTGAACATTGGCACACACAGCAGATATTTCACCGTCTTCTGTCGGGTATCCTGAACATTGGCACACACAGCAGATATTTCACCGTCTTCTGTCGGGTATCCTGAACATTGGCACACACAGCAGATATTTCACCGTCTTCTGTCAGGTATCCTGAACATTGGCACACACAGCAGATATTTCACCGTCTTCTGTCGGGATTGTTGTGCTACATAGACACCAGACACACTCTGTCACATCAATGGGTCTTCTACAAAAGACGAAATACTGGCAGCACCGCATGTTATCTTTAGACAACGCTGCAACACGCTGACAGGACTAGAGCATGGTTGCTTCCAGCAGACACGACAAGAGTTCCATCCACAGGACGAGCTGTACCTCACACTGTGACACAATACGCCATACACTTGAGTGGATTTGATCGTGGTTGTCACTCAACCGTCTAACTGCAGGGATTCACACACCTCTGGAACGACTCCATGGCTCTCAGTGGACATCTCACTGCACTGAACCACAGCCACAATTACAGGCGGCTCATCCAAAATGAATTGTAAAATAATCCACAACAGCAGGTTCAACCTTGATGATAAGACTGATCATACGTTGCTTACAGTTACACACACCTCTGCCGATTTTGCTGACCGCATCACAGTCTGGCATGCAAACCATACAAACAGAATTATTGTCGCACACACATTGGATCAAATTCGTAGCTCCGCATGACTTGGCTAAAAAACATTTTCCTTGCAGTAGAAACTGGACTATGAGCAACCACAGCAGATAAAACGTCTTCCACTGCGGACTCTACTAACATAGTCTTCCACAATTCAAAACATGTCATCCATCGACCATGGTCTTCAATGAAAAACATGCGACCTGTCAGGCATTGTACCATGATCTTCTTCAATGAAAAACATGCGACCTGTCAGGCATTGTACCATGATCTTCTTCAATGAAAAACATGCGACCTGTCAGGCATTGTACCATGATCTTCTTCAATGAAAAACATGCGACCTGTCAGGCATTGTACCATGATCTTCTTCAATGAAAAACATGCGACCTGTCAGGCATTGTACCATGATCTTCTTCAATGAAAAACATGTGACCTGTTAGGCATTGTACCATGATCTTCAGTAGGAAGAATGTCGCCCATGGTAGAGTGGATGATATTCAGCTTACTACACTTCGCAGGTCACACACTGCACACTACAGACACAGGGCGTACAAGACTTCACCAAAGGTTGCTCCATCTTTAGCACCTGCACCTCGTGAACTGCAATGGAAAGCACAGCCTGAAGCTCAAAGCCTGTTGTGGAACATCTGTGCCCTGCAGATCTGAACGCCCAATGATTGCCTCAAGCTTGAAGCCTGTTGTTGAACAACTATGCCCTGCAGATCTAGACGTCCAATAATGTCCTGTAGTATGAAATCTGCTGTGGAACATCTATACCGTGCAGATCTGAAAGTCATATGATGGCCTGTAGCTCTAAGCTTGCTGTGGAACATCTGAGCCGTGCAGATCTAGACGCCCAATGATGGACAAAAGGCGGCGAAAGTCAGCTCTCTCCTCAAGACGCGTGTGACTGtacaagggggagggggagggaggggctgGCAAGGCGTGGCTAGGACGGCGGGTTGCTGGTTTTCGGTGGAGACTTGGAGGATTGTCCCGACTTTGAGCCACCCTCTGAAAAACACCAGTGAAGACAATTTGAGTGTGTGAGTTCAAGTATGTGAATATATGCCTGTGTACTTGACattttttgtgagagagagagagagagagagagagagagagagacgctgaTGCTGATGGTTTATTCATAGGCCATTGCCCTTATAAAGGGGTTTGAACAAAAAAGTTAACATTAAcagttaagagagagagagagagacgctgaTGTTGATGGTTTATTCATAGGCCATTGCCTTTATGAAGGGGCTTGAACAAAAAAGTTAACATTAAcagttaagagagagagagagagagagagagagagagagagagagagagagagagagagagagagagagagagagagagagagagagagagagagagagagagagagagagagagaggggctgaCTGATTAGTTGATTTTTACGTCCTCCAAGGACCagattggcctatcttgggagtCAGCAAAGGTAAaggtagagggagagagggacggagagagggacggagagagggacagaaagagaggctgtgcgtgcgtgcgtgtgtgtatgtgtgtgtgtgtgtctgtgtgtggtttataacacagcaagccatgtagtaatcttgcactctctctctctctctctctcactctctctcactctccctgaCCAGAAAAGAGCTAGGTGTAATAAAGACGGCATGTTACCAGCACAGGAGAGCTTGGCCATGTCTAACGGCAGCTCAGCAGTGGTGAGGCCGGCGTGGGTTTCGTCGCTGATGTCGGGCATAGCGTTGCGGCGACCCGTGCGGCCCGTGTGCATGAAGTTTTCCAGTGCTTCCTTCGTCTCCATCTCGCTCCCGTCCTTGTCCTTCTGACTTTTGTCTGGCGCTGACCCCTGACCCCCAGCCTCCGCCGTCCCTGCAACAGGCTGCAACAGCAAGGCCGGGGTCAGACAATACATCAaggtgctttttattttattatttttcatttttttaaattgtaaaaaaaaaattaagggagggggggggggggaggaggggaggaggaggtTAACAATCAATAATTGGGGTGgtgaaaagattttttttttaattactggTTGAAAGTAGaacaggggccagtttcataagatagcagtgaaccgactgacagtcgatcgactgcccagtcgatggactgtggttgatcgccgggtcaccgaaaagcgcatttcatgagcgaatcaccgtcacccgcggacaaccgcagtcgaccgactgtacagtaatccaaatggccaagtcgagggctaaatttagcaacattaccacttccgtttgctcattcgcaggtggaaatggccgatttcgaagaaaaaacaagtctcggcccgctcaaaataacaatgaccgagactttcagtaattccttcgcgtgacgtcgaaccctcttacgccataatgtgacgtcttcaagacataaccctgacttgtctcctggattactgcgtcatgatagatacatttcgaagaacaatcacaaggtttggctcacaatccaaacaagtgtgagcattctgccattgactgtgcggataattacatttattttcggtttaccgcagtaagccgaacacagtgttggggggagagcatcaccgtgtttggccaacttccggtgagacgacccgcagtcggccgactgaaattttgttcgtgaaacccgataacgtcggattactgtggttctctcggacaactgcagttggtcgactgtgtttctggcttatgaaactggccccaggtgTTGCCATGTCAGTTAATTTTAGCACACTTTTTATCTTTTGAATTAATTCACGAAAACGCTTGTGCAAAACTTGGCTTTCACCCTccttcaatatatatatatagagagagagaaaaactagACTGGCTGAATGAAGTTAACACTGGCTGAATGAAGTTAACAATGAACAGTCAGACAAACTTCAAAGTTAACAGAAAAGTCAATCTCTCATGATAAAGTAGAAAGAAAGTTTTTGGAAAGAACATTCAGATTAGATCTTTACCTTCCAGAGTCAAACAATTGAAATCAGGTCAAATAATGTTTGAGTAACCCTATAGAAAGAAACATATGCATGCATCAAGTATGGCCTTAAACTGATCTAAACCAACACTGATTTTTGCTATGATCTCAAAATATTTGTCTTCAGCCCCAAACAATCATTTTCTAAATGATCCAGGTAAAGTAACCATGACAACAGCTCAGGCAACAAAATCAATGACCAGCATGAGGACAACATGTAATTAATTATGTGAGCAGGTCAAACATCAAGCATCCAATCAAAAGCTGGACAAAGACACAGTTAACTGCAGGCATACTGTGCAACATCTAAagctatcatcatcatcatcatcatcatcatcatcaccatcatcatcaccatcatcatcaccatcatcatcatcatcaccatcatcatcatcaccatcatcatcatcaccatcatcatcatcaccatcatcagtGACACCACTGATTGTGTATCAGCAGGCATACATGATTGTAATCATAAATCAATCATGGgggaaaaaatgagaaaaacaattaataaaaaaaaaaataaagaaaaggtGAGAGAAAAATAGTCTCCAAGTCCAAGCAAATAAAGCCTGTATTCAGTAGGATTGCTGTGGCTGGTTTAAGAAGCTACAAAAATCCTGAACAAGTCGCAATGGGCAAATCATAAACAGGTCAACAGAATCTGGaataactccccccccccccccccttttactCCATTTCAAGATAAAATTTTAGGCAGTTTATATTTCACAAGAAAAATCAGCTAGAAATAGCTCCCTGTTTAAACTCCTGGTCACCTTTTGGTTTGGCTATCCTCTAGCAAAATACTGCTGGTCTATTCTTACTGCATAATTCTTGCAACCTGGGTCTCTGATGGCTTTATTCCCTGCCCAAAATGGAAGCAGCCAGGCTCCGGAAATAGCTCGCAACTGCTCTCCTGGTGGTTAATTTGGGCAATTTGCTGGTGTGAGGACTCCAAGGTTGTGCACTCAGGTGCCGATCATTTTCCCTACAATGGGTCCTGGGACCAACCCCATTCTCCTGGCCAAATAGGCAATTGTCAAATATAGGGAGGTTGTGTGATGGTGGGGGGTGATTGTgagtggtgtggtgtggtgtgtgtgtatgtgtgtgtgtgtgtgtgtgtggtgtgtgtgtatgtggtgtggtgtggtgtggtggtgtggtgtggtgtgtgtgtgtggtgtgtgtgtatgtggtgtggtgtggtgtggtgtgtgtgtgtggtgtggtgtggtgtggtgtgtgactgtgtgtgcggatgtgtgtgtgtgtgtgtgtgtgtgtgtgtgtgtgtacgggtgtgtgtatgtgtgtgtgtgtgcatttctaTGTATGCATGTACATGCAAGTGTGCacatacctgtgtctgtgtgtgtgtgtgtgtgtgtgtgtgtgtgtgtgtgtgtgtgtgtgtgtgtgtgtgtgtgtgtgtgtgtgtgtgtgtgtgtgtgtgtgtgtgtgtgcatgcatgtgtcctCAGAGAATTATCCTCAAGGAAATTGGGGCTGCTATACCTGAATATAGTCTtccgtttttgtgttttttcttaCACTTACATTTGACAACTCTAACTTTGATTTTTCCAGGCCTTCCGTTGCCCTATTTCTGACTGGATTTTATTAAACAACTTTCTACAAAAACCAAGACCATACCCAACTTACCAAACAAGTCTCACATTTCATACCAGCCACAAAATCAAGGGATATAGTGCCAACACATGGAAAGATCAATGCTTCTGACTCTCTTAGCAAAAGAAAGAAGGGTTGCAATTGACTACACTCCTACACAAATAAACGGTGGCAACCTGAAAATGGCAGCAAATAAACAAGCTAATACAAAATAAAAGGAAATGGGTAAGCATACAATTCAACGACTGGAAAATAATGTATGATGAAAAGGAGTGAACCATAATTCCTTAAGAAGATTACTTGCCGTGTTACCAGCATTGTGCagaattgaaaacaaacaagacCTCCAACTAAACaaatctgatttttttttttacagggtAGGGGAAGGGGTGGGGAGGGACCCATCAATAGATACAATCTAAAACTGACCATGCCTCTGGATAACCGAGGTAGTTACATGCATAACTCAACAGAGtgaaacaacaaaagacagagtACTATTCTTGATCAGCAGCTTTTCAGTGTGCATAATaacagacgaattccgaaaataactccgtcgggttcgtacgggttgtgggagagtgacttTTTCTTGCAAAACGGCAGACAAACAATGGGGGcaccaatcactagcaaggggtgtgctGGAAACTTGTGCATGTTTTCACATGTTTTcggcacacccctcgctagtgattggtccatTTATTGTTTGTTGgccgttttgcaagaaaaggtaactcttccacagcccctacaaacccgacggagttatttccaaaaatcgtctTTTGGATGTAAATGATTCCTAAATGGACAACTATAACCAACCAAAGAAGTATGCAATGAAGGCTATCCTTTCCCTTATGACTTTGCACTAGTTTCTTTCTCTTTACAAATGTgtgttctctctccctctctctctctccctctctctccctctctctctccctttttgttttaaaaaaactAATTCTGCCACTTGCCCTGCTGCAGCTGAGTGAAAACTGACCATGAAAGCACAATGCAATAAAGGCCACATTTTTCTTAGTATTCTTTGCCCTACTCTTTCCCTCTACGtatacaacttttttgtctgttttgtgtgtgtgtttttgtggtcTACTTATATATCTTTATATTTCTCtttcaacaatggctgcagCTGACTGTGAAGACAGCCAACCAAAGAATAATGTGATGGGAAGGGCCGCACTTTCCCTTCATATCTCTTGCCCTATTGTTTCCCTCTTTACTGATTCCTTTtggttttttcttctcttttttttcttcttcttttttcttcaactttaaaaACGGGAACTACTGTATCTCCGTGGACACTTAACCAGATGAAAAAAAATTACATGTACCTTCTTTTTTATTTCCACCTTCTTTAAATTCATGTACTTTACAAAATGAAGACAATCTTACCTTTATATTCATCTTTGTATTTTCCCCCTTCTTAAAACTCTCAACCTATTATGTATCTCAGTAGCCACAGGCAAGATGACGACAATTTTCCCTTCATATTCATCTTCGTATTTTCCCCCTTCTATAATGTGTCAAACTACTGTATCAGGGTGGGGACTGACAAGATAAAGACAAACTTCCCTTCTTGTTTCTCCCTTCAAACCACTGTATCAGAGAGTTCCCCCCTTCTATAAAGTGTCAGACCACTGTATCAGAGAGTCCCCCCTTCTATAAACTGTCAGACCACAGTATCAGAGAGTTCCCCCCTTCTATAAAGTGTCAGACCACTGTATCAGAGAGTTCCCCCCTTCTATAAACTGTCAGACCACAGTATCAGAGAGTTCCCCCCTTCTATAAAGTGTCAGACCACTGTATCAGAGAGTTCCCCCCCTTCTATAAACTGTCAGACCACAGTATCAGAGAGTTCCCCCCTTCTATAAAGTGTCAGACCACTGTATCAGAGAGTTCCCCCCTTCGATAAAGTGTCAGACCACTGTATCAGAGAGTTCCCCCCTTCGATAAAGTGTCAGACCACTGTATCAGAGAGTTCCCCCCTTCTATAAAGTGTCAGACCACAGTATCAGGGTGTAGATCGACTCACAAGATGAAGACAATCTTCCCTTCATTCGTATGTTCCCCTTTCTATAAAGTGTCAGACAACTGTATCTGAGAGTTCTGCCCTTCTATAAAGTGTCAGACAACTGTATCTGAGAGTTCCCCCCTTCTATAAAGTGTCAGACAACCGTATCTGAGAGTTCCCCCCTTCTATAAAGTGTCAGACAACTGTATCAGAGAGTTCTGCCCTTTCTATAAAGTGTCAAACAACTGTATCTGAGAGTTCCGCCCTTCTATAAAGTGTCAGACAACTGTATCAGAGAGTTCTGCCCTTTTTATAAAGTGTCAGACAACTGTATCTGAGAGTTCTGCCCTTCTATAAAGTGTCAGACAACTGTATCTGAGAGTTCCGCCCTTCTATAAAGTGTCAGACCACTGTATCAGAGAGTTCCCCCTTCTATAAAGTGTCAGACAACTGTATCAGAGAGTTCCCTCCTTCTACAAAGTGTCAGACCACAGTATCAGAGAGTTCCCCCCTTCTATAAAGTGTCAGACCACTGTATCAGAGAGTTCCCCCCTTCTATAAAGTGTCAGACCACAGTATCAGAGAGTTCCCCCCTTCTATAAAGTGTCAGACCACAGTATCAGAGAGTTCCCCCCTTCTATAAAGTGTCAGACCACAGTATCAGAGAGTTCCCCCCTTCTATAAAGTGTCAGACCACAGTATCAGAGAGTTCCCCCCTTTTATAAAGTGTCAGACCACAGTATCAGGGTGTAGATCGACTCACAAGATGAAGACAATCTTCCCTTCATTCGTATGTTCCCCTTTCTATAAAGTGTCAGACAACTGTATCTGAGAGTTCTGCCCTTCTATAAAGTGTCAGACAACTGTATCAGAGAGTTCTGCCCTTTCTATAAAGTGTCAGACAACTGTATCTGAGAGTTCTGCCCTTCTATAAAGTGTCAGACAACTGTATCTGAGAGTTCTGCCCTTCTATAAAGTGTCAGACAACTGTATCTGAGAGTTCCGCCCTTCTATAAAGTGTCAGACAACTGTATCTGAGAGTTCCGCCCTTCTATAAAGTGTCAGACAACTGTATCTGAGAGTTCTGCCCTTCTATAAAGTGTCAGACAACTGTATTTGAGAGTTCCCCCCCCTTCTACAAAACTATCAAACTACTGTATCAGGGTGGAGAGGGACAAGACGAAGACATGAGCCGGGCATGGTTCCAACCTGCTTGGCCGCAGCCTTGACCTTGCGACACAGCGTCCTCAGCCTGTGGCCCGTCCTGTGCTGGCCGTAGCGTCCTGACTTGGGCGCCCTCTTGGGAGCCCTCAGCGGATCGCCGGGGCTCTCTCTCGCTGACGGGGGAGCGGCTGTCGGGAGGTGGGCGGTGCGAGTGGGCTTAACCATGCTGCCGGACTCTGCTGGGCACCAGGGGTACAGGGTCAGTGCTGCAGTGGGTCCCCCATTTTAACACCTCGTATCTCTTGTTCTCAGATTTCCACTTTAATTTGTATAATGTTTATATCCATTTTATCTCCCATTCTATTTACACTTCCTCCCTTGTTTTTTCCAAATGTTCTCTTAAAATTGAATGCCTTtgtccattttaagacctgacctGGCTTGTTTTCTTCAATGTTCTCTTAATATTGTTTGTCTTTCTCCATTCTAACACCTTCACTCTTgggttttttctccaaatttgtcccaatgaactgtgtatcgtgGCTTTTGAAAACTTCTTgttttcagatttgttgttcATACAGATTAAAGTCCTAACAAAtttcctccattttaaaacaTTGATACTTTAATGACTTATTTTGCACTTTTTTTTGTTCAGAAAATATGTACATGACCAATGTATGACCATTTTGAGGTCTTCATCCTTTCATGCATGTTTTCGCAAGTCTTCTGTTCATAAAGTTGGATTTTTTCTTCACAAATTCTGTAAAGTTACTTCCGTTGTAAAAATTCTTCCGTTTAAATCTGAAGATGTTGCTTTCTTAGATCTTCTCTTAATAGAGCTGTCATCCTaatattttaagacttcctcacgtttaaaatttatttttttgcagATGTTTTGAGGTCTTGCAAGGGGGGACCACTGTATCACTTTCTCTTGTtagaaatgggggggggggggggggttatgggtaGGGGTGGAGGTGTGTTGGGTAGGGGAACAAAGGAGAGGGGTGTCTATAATAATTCTTGATGATGGGTATAGGGTTGAACAGTATAGGACATGCAGAGGGATGGAACTGAGAGAATTTGCTAAAACTATACCTGTAGCTTAATGAATGAGGGTGGGGATTGGGTGAGGGGTATGATTGGGCGAGGGGTATGATTGGGCGAGGGGCCAGGGGTATGATTGGGCGAGGGGTATGATTGGGCGAGGGGCGAGGGGTATGATTGGGCGAGGGGCGAGGGGTATGATTGGGCGAGGGGTATGATTGGGCGAGGGGTATGATTGGGCGAGGGGCATGATTGGGCGAGGGGCGAGGGGTATGATTGGGCGAGGGGTATGAGTTGAGACTAGATAATGATTAGTACCATTACCTTTGGTGGACAATACCAAGGACATACCATGCATGGAGGTAAGAGGGACAAGAACTCGGCAGTTGgcctcttgggggggggggggggtttaagaGGTGTGTAACACATTTGCAATAATCCAGTTTTGAGGGCATAATGGTGTGGT contains:
- the LOC138980534 gene encoding cAMP-dependent protein kinase inhibitor beta-like — its product is MVKPTRTAHLPTAAPPSARESPGDPLRAPKRAPKSGRYGQHRTGHRLRTLCRKVKAAAKQPVAGTAEAGGQGSAPDKSQKDKDGSEMETKEALENFMHTGRTGRRNAMPDISDETHAGLTTAELPLDMAKLSCAEGGSKSGQSSKSPPKTSNPPS